ACCTGCCGCAAGGCTGCCCCGGTCGGGGTGAAGAGGCGAGTTCGACGACTCGGCGGTTGAGCGCGCGCCAGGCGCGGCTGTGCTGCGATTCACCGGATCCGGGTCGCGACGCTACGCGCATTCCTGGACGGATTTCGGTGGATCATGTTGCTCTGACCACATGGCGGTGCGCGGTGTACCGGTCTTTGTGTATCCGGCCGACCCCTGGAGGGAAACGTAATGAACGAAACGACGCCCAGCGGAACGGACGTGGTGATGGCTGAAAAGCCCGGTACCGGCGTCAATGGAGTCAATGGGGACATCCAGGCTCACCCGGAACAAGAATTTGGTGCAGATCCGTTACTCGTTCGAGACACGGACCACTACACCGACGAGTACGTTAAAGGGTTCGTTGACAAGTGGGACGATCTCATCGACTGGAAGAAGCGCTACGAAAGTGAAGGTCGCTTCTTCGTCGATCTGCTCAAGTCCCGTGGTGTGAAGTCCGTTCTGGACGTCGCGACGGGCACGGGGTTCCACTCGGTACGGTTGATCGAGGAAGGCTTCGACACGGTCAGCGTCGACGGCAGCCCGGAGATGCTGGTGAAGGCCTTCGAGAACGGGCAGAACTACGGTGGTCACGTCCTGCGGGTCGTGCACGCCGACTGGCGGTGGCTCAACCGGGACGTGCACGGTGAGTTCGACGCGGTGATCTGCCTCGGCAACTCGTTCACCCACCTGTTCTCCGAGCGGGACCGGCGCAAGGCACTGGCGGAGTTCTACGCCGTGCTCAAGCACGACGGCATCCTGATCCTGGACCAGCGCAACTACGACGCGATCCTGGACAACGGATTCTCCAGCAAGCACACCTACTACTACTGCGGTGACTCGGTGAGCGCCGAGCCGGAGTACGTGGACGAGGGGCTCGCGCGTTTCCGCTACAGCTTCCCGGACAAGTCGCAGTACCACCTGAACATGTACCCGCTGCGCAAGGACTACACCCGCAGGCTGCTGCGCGAGGTGGGTTTCCAGCGGGTGGAGACCTACGGTGACTTCCAGGACACCTTCGCCGCGGACGAGCCGGACTTCCTCGTCCACGTCGCGGAGAAGAACTACATCAAGACCACCGACGACCGGCTGAACTACTCCACGGCCGTCAACGTCGCGCGGGACTACTACAACTCCCAGGATGCGGACAACTTTTACTTCACCATCTGGGGCGGCGAGGATATCCACGTCGGGTTGTACAACACCCCGGATGAGGACATCGCGCCGGCGAGTGTCCGCACCGTGGAGCGGATGGCGAGCAAGTTGCAGTTGTCCAAGGACAGTTACGTGCTGGACGTCGGCGCGGGCTACGGCGGCGCCGCCAGGTATCTCGCGAAGACCTACGGCTGCAGGGTGGCCTGCCTCAACCTCAGTGAGGTGGAGAACACCCGTAACCGGCAGATGAACGAGCAGCAGGGCCTGAGCCACCTGATCGACGTGGTGGACGGCTCGTTCGAGGACCTCCCGTTCGAGGACAACCAGTTCACGGTGATCTGGTCCCAGGACGCGATGCTGCACAGCGGCGACCGGGTGCGGGTGCTGCAGGAGATCGTGCGGGTGCTCAAGCCCCGGGGTGAGATCGTCTTCACCGACCCGATGGCCGCGGACGGCGCCGACAAGTCCGCGCTTCGACCGATCCTCGATCGGCTGCACCTAGAATCCATGGGGTCGCCCGCGTTCTACCGGCGCGAACTGAACCGGCTGGGCGTCGACTCGATCGAGTTCGAGGACCACACCCAGCAGTTGTCGACCCACTACGGTCGTGTCCTGCAGGAAACGGAACGACGGGAGGCGGAAATCGCCGACAATGTGAGTGTCGAATACATCACACGGATGAAGCTGGGCTTGCAGCACTGGGTCGACGGTGGTCAGGCAGGAAACCTCGCCTGGGGAATCTTCTACGTGCGTGCCTGATTCGTGGTATTGATCGGTTCCGTCGCTTTCTAGAGACAAAGGGTAGAGACATTGAGTACTAATCGCAGGCTGTTCACCAGCGAGTCGGTCACCGAGGGCCACCCGGACAAGATGGCCGACGCGATCAGCGACACCATCCTGGACGCGATGCTGGCCTCCGACCCGCGTAGCCGGGTCGCGGTCGAGACGCTGATCACCACGGGCCAGGTGCACATCGCGGGTGAGGTCACCACCGATGCCTATGTGGACGTCCCGGCGCTGGTCCGGGACCGGGTGCTGGAGATCGGCTACGACTCCTCCGCCAAGGGCTTCGACGGCGCCTCCTGCGGGGTCAACGTGGCGATCGACGCCCAGTCCCCGGACATCGCACAGGGTGTGGACACCGCCTACGAAAGCAGGCTGGAGAACGCCCTTGACGACCTGGACAAGCAGGGCGCAGGCGACCAGGGCCTGATGTTCGGCTACGCCTCCACCGACACGCCGGAGCTGATGCCGCTGCCGATCGCGCTCGCCCACCGGCTTTCCCGCAGGCTGACCGAGGTCCGCAAGAACGGCACGGTCCCCTACCTGCGCCCGGACGGCAAGACGCAGGTGACGATCGAGTACAACGGCGAGGAGCCGGTCCGGCTGGACACCGTGGTCATCTCCAGCCAGCACGCCGACGGCATCGACCTCGACTCCATGCTGGCCGTCGACCTGCGGGAGAAGGTCATCGCGCCGGAGCTGGAGTCCCTCGGCCTCGACGCCAAGGAGCCGAAGATCCTGATCAACCCGACCGGCCGGTTCGTGGTCGGCGGGCCGATGGGTGACGCGGGCCTCACCGGCCGCAAGATCATCGTGGACACCTACGGCGGCATGGCCCGGCACGGCGGTGGCGCCTTCTCCGGCAAGGACCCCTCGAAGGTGGACCGTTCCGCCGCCTACGCGACCCGCTGGGTGGCCAAGAACGTGGTCGCCGCCGGGCTGGCCGAGCGCGTCGAGATCCAGGTCGCCTACGCGATCGGCAAGGCCGCACCGGTCGGGCTGTTCGTGGAGACCTTCGGCACCGAGAAGGTGGCGCCGGAGAAGATCCAGAAGGCCCTGGACGAGGTGTTCGACCTGCGTCCCGCCGCCATCATCCGCGACCTGGACCTGCTGCGCCCGATCTACGCCCAGACCGCCTCCTACGGCCACTTCGGCCGGGGCGACCTGGACCTGCCGTGGGAGCGCACCGACAAGGCCGCCGCACTGAAGGACATCGCGACCTCGTAACGGGCACGTTTTACCTGGTGAACTCGTTCTCGGTTCGACCCAACACAAGGAGGGTGCCCGAATGCGCATCGCGGTGACCGGCTCGATCGCGACCGACCATCTGATGTCGTTCTCCGGCCGGTTCAGCGACCAGTTCGTTGCCGACCAGCTGGAGAACGTCTCGTTGTCGTTCCTGGTCGAGCAACTGGACATTCGTCGGGGCGGGGTGGCCGCGAACATCGCGTTCGCGCTGGGCCGTCTCGGCCTTTCGCCGGTGCTGGTAGGCGCCGTCGGCAAGGACTTCGACGACTACCGGTCGTGGCTGGACCGGCACGGTGTGGACACCAAGTCCGTGCACGTCTCGGCGGACAAGCACACCGCCAGGTTCCTGTGCACGACGGACTCGACGCAGAACCAGATCGCGTCCTTCTACGCGGGTGCGATGAGCGAGGCGAGGCAGATCGAGCTGAAGACCGTCACCGACCGCGTCGGTGACCTCGATCTCGTGCTCATCGCCCCGGACGACCCGGAGGCCATGCTGCGGCACACCGAGGAGTGCAGGCAGCGCGGCATCACCTTCGCCGCGGACATCTCGCAGCAGCTGGCGATCATGCCCGGCGAGGACGTCCGCAACCTGGTGGAGGGCGCTTCCTACCTGTTCACCAACGAGTACGAGGCATCCCTGCTGCTCAAGCACACCGGCTGGTCCACGGACCAGGTGCTGGAGCGCGTCGGCAGCTGGGTGACCACGTACGGGCCGAAGGGCGTGCGCATCGAGGGCAAGAGCCACGACCCGGTCGTGGTGGACGTGGTGCCCGAGGTCGAGGCGGTGGAGCCGACCGGCGTCGGGGACGCCTTCCGCGCGGGCTTCCTGTGGGGCCTGAGCCGCAAGATGACCATGGAGCGCGCCGCCCAGGCGGGATGCGTGCTCGCCGGCATCGTGCTGGAGACGGTCGGCCCGCAGGAGTACCCGCTGGATCGGTCCGAGTTCTCCAACCGGGTGGCGAAGGCATACGGGGCTGACGCCGCGGCCGAGATCGAGTCCAAACTACGAGTATGAGCATGGACAGCTCGTTCCTCACTGAACTGGACAAGCGGGTACTCGTCGCCGATGGCGGGATGGGGACCGCGTTGCAGGAACACGACCTCACGCTGGACGACTTCGCCCAGCTCGAGGGCTGCAACGAGATCCTCAACGAAACCCGTCCCGACGTGGTGAGCGCGGTCTACCGTGGCTTCCTCGAGGCCGGGTCGGACGCGATCGAGACGAACACCTTCGGCACCAACCTCGCCAACCTCGGCGAGTACGGCATCCCCGAGCGCATCCGCGACCTCGCGGAGAAGGGGAGCGTGCTCGCCAGGCAGGCTGCCGACGAGTTCGCCACGCCGGAGTGGCCGCGGTTCGTGCTCGGCTCCATGGGGCCGGGCACGAAACTGCCCACTCTCGGCCACGCGCCCTACGCCGATCTGCGGGACGCCTATGTCGAGAACGCCCTCGGGATGCTCGACGGCGGGATCGACGCGGTACTCGTGGAGACCTCGCAGGACCTGCTGCAGACCAAGGCCGCGATCGTCGGCGCGAAGCGGGCCATGGAGCAGGCCGGGCGGCGGGTGCCGATCATCGCACAGGTCACGGTGGAGCAGACCGGGACGATGCTGGTCGGCTCGGAGATCGGCGCGGCTTTGATCGCGCTGGAGCCGCTCGGCATCGACATGATCGGGATGAACTGCGCCACCGGTCCCGCGGAGATGAGCGAGCACCTGCGGGTGCTCGCCCAGCACGCGCGGGTGCCGATCTCGGTGATGCCGAACGCCGGGCTGCCGGTGCTCGGGCCGAACGGGGCGGAGTACCCGCTGACCCCGGACGAGCTGGCCGAGGCGCTGGCCGGGTTCGTCAAGGAGTTCGGCACCCAGCTGGTCGGTGGCTGCTGCGGCACCACGCCCGAGCACCTGCGCAAGGTCGGCGAGGCGGTCAGGGAGCTGGAGGTGCCGAGGCGGCAGCCGGAGCGCCAGCCGGGGCTGTCCTCGGTATACCAGCCGGTCCCGTTCGAGCAGGACGCCAGCATCCTGATGGTCGGGGAGCGGACCAACGCCAACGGCTCCAAGGCGTTCCGCACGGCCATGCTGGAGGAGCGCTACTCCGACTGCGTGGAGATCGCCAAGTCGCAGACCCGCGAGGGCGCGCACGTGCTGGACCTGTGCGTGGACTACGTCGGCAGGGACGGCACGCATGACATGCGGGAGCTGGCGGGCATGCTGGCCACCGCGTCCACGCTGCCGGTCATGGTCGACTCCACCGAGCCGGACGTGCTCGAGGTCGGCCTGGAACACCTTGGTGGCCGGTGCGCGATCAACTCGGTGAACTACGAGGACGGCACCGAGCCGGGCGGGCGCTACGACAAGGTCATGCGGATGGCCGTTGAGCACGGCGCCGCCGTCGTGCTGACCTGTATCGACGAGGAGGGTCAGGCCCGGACCGCGGAGTGGAAGCTGCGGGTCGCCGAGCGGGCGATCACCGACTTCACCGAGAACTGGGGCCTGGAGAAGTCCGCGATCATCGTGGACTGCCTGGTCTTCCCGATCACCACCGGGCAGGAGGAGGTCCGCAAGGACGGCATCGAGACGATCAACGCGATCCGCGAGCTCAAGCGGCGGCACCCCGAGGTGCAGACCACCCTTGGTCTGTCCAATGTGTCCTTCGGGTTGAACCCGGCGGCGCGGCAGGTGCTGAACTCGGTGTTCCTGCACGAATGCCAGGAGGCCGGGCTGGACTCGGCGATCGTGAACTCCTCGAAGATCCTGCCGATGAACAAGATCGAGGAGGAGCCGCGCCAGGTCGCGCTGGACCTGGTCTACGACCGGCGCAGCGAGGGTTACGACCCGCTGCAGAAGCTGATGCAGCTGTTCGAGGGCAAGACCGCGTCCTCGAGCAGTGCCTCGCGGGCCGAGGAGCTGGCGA
The sequence above is drawn from the Amycolatopsis aidingensis genome and encodes:
- the metH gene encoding methionine synthase — translated: MDSSFLTELDKRVLVADGGMGTALQEHDLTLDDFAQLEGCNEILNETRPDVVSAVYRGFLEAGSDAIETNTFGTNLANLGEYGIPERIRDLAEKGSVLARQAADEFATPEWPRFVLGSMGPGTKLPTLGHAPYADLRDAYVENALGMLDGGIDAVLVETSQDLLQTKAAIVGAKRAMEQAGRRVPIIAQVTVEQTGTMLVGSEIGAALIALEPLGIDMIGMNCATGPAEMSEHLRVLAQHARVPISVMPNAGLPVLGPNGAEYPLTPDELAEALAGFVKEFGTQLVGGCCGTTPEHLRKVGEAVRELEVPRRQPERQPGLSSVYQPVPFEQDASILMVGERTNANGSKAFRTAMLEERYSDCVEIAKSQTREGAHVLDLCVDYVGRDGTHDMRELAGMLATASTLPVMVDSTEPDVLEVGLEHLGGRCAINSVNYEDGTEPGGRYDKVMRMAVEHGAAVVLTCIDEEGQARTAEWKLRVAERAITDFTENWGLEKSAIIVDCLVFPITTGQEEVRKDGIETINAIRELKRRHPEVQTTLGLSNVSFGLNPAARQVLNSVFLHECQEAGLDSAIVNSSKILPMNKIEEEPRQVALDLVYDRRSEGYDPLQKLMQLFEGKTASSSSASRAEELAKLPLFERLERRIVDGERNGLDEDLEAARQEKKPLQIINENLLAGMKVVGDLFGSGQMQLPFVLQSAEVMKAAVAYLEPYMEKDDSGGKGKLLLATVKGDVHDIGKNLVDIIVSNNGYDVVNIGIKQPINVILDAAEEHKVDAIGMSGLLVKSTVIMKDNLIEMNSRGVAEKYPVLLGGAALTRTFVENDLDEVYQGDVRYAKDAFEGLNLMDRLMAIKRGDAPEEDEAEQAKKAERKARRERSLRIAEKRKAEQGDEPSLDDTTRSDVAADLPVPVPPFWGSKVIKGIATADYLSLLDERATFFGQWGLRGAKKGEGPSYEELVETEGRPRLRAWMDELSTAGILQHAALVYGYFPCYSDGNDLIVLDKEEPDAPERLRFHFPRQRRDRRLCLADFFRSKEKAEETGQVDVLPMQLVTMGQPIADYANDLFAKNSYRDYLEIHGLGVQLTEALAEYWHRRVRQELLFPSGTSVAAEDPEEVEQYFKLGYRGARFSFGYGACPDIEDRAKIVDLLEPDRIGVELSEEFQLHPEQSTDALVLHHPEAKYFNT
- a CDS encoding glycine/sarcosine N-methyltransferase → MAEKPGTGVNGVNGDIQAHPEQEFGADPLLVRDTDHYTDEYVKGFVDKWDDLIDWKKRYESEGRFFVDLLKSRGVKSVLDVATGTGFHSVRLIEEGFDTVSVDGSPEMLVKAFENGQNYGGHVLRVVHADWRWLNRDVHGEFDAVICLGNSFTHLFSERDRRKALAEFYAVLKHDGILILDQRNYDAILDNGFSSKHTYYYCGDSVSAEPEYVDEGLARFRYSFPDKSQYHLNMYPLRKDYTRRLLREVGFQRVETYGDFQDTFAADEPDFLVHVAEKNYIKTTDDRLNYSTAVNVARDYYNSQDADNFYFTIWGGEDIHVGLYNTPDEDIAPASVRTVERMASKLQLSKDSYVLDVGAGYGGAARYLAKTYGCRVACLNLSEVENTRNRQMNEQQGLSHLIDVVDGSFEDLPFEDNQFTVIWSQDAMLHSGDRVRVLQEIVRVLKPRGEIVFTDPMAADGADKSALRPILDRLHLESMGSPAFYRRELNRLGVDSIEFEDHTQQLSTHYGRVLQETERREAEIADNVSVEYITRMKLGLQHWVDGGQAGNLAWGIFYVRA
- a CDS encoding carbohydrate kinase family protein, which translates into the protein MRIAVTGSIATDHLMSFSGRFSDQFVADQLENVSLSFLVEQLDIRRGGVAANIAFALGRLGLSPVLVGAVGKDFDDYRSWLDRHGVDTKSVHVSADKHTARFLCTTDSTQNQIASFYAGAMSEARQIELKTVTDRVGDLDLVLIAPDDPEAMLRHTEECRQRGITFAADISQQLAIMPGEDVRNLVEGASYLFTNEYEASLLLKHTGWSTDQVLERVGSWVTTYGPKGVRIEGKSHDPVVVDVVPEVEAVEPTGVGDAFRAGFLWGLSRKMTMERAAQAGCVLAGIVLETVGPQEYPLDRSEFSNRVAKAYGADAAAEIESKLRV
- the metK gene encoding methionine adenosyltransferase, yielding MSTNRRLFTSESVTEGHPDKMADAISDTILDAMLASDPRSRVAVETLITTGQVHIAGEVTTDAYVDVPALVRDRVLEIGYDSSAKGFDGASCGVNVAIDAQSPDIAQGVDTAYESRLENALDDLDKQGAGDQGLMFGYASTDTPELMPLPIALAHRLSRRLTEVRKNGTVPYLRPDGKTQVTIEYNGEEPVRLDTVVISSQHADGIDLDSMLAVDLREKVIAPELESLGLDAKEPKILINPTGRFVVGGPMGDAGLTGRKIIVDTYGGMARHGGGAFSGKDPSKVDRSAAYATRWVAKNVVAAGLAERVEIQVAYAIGKAAPVGLFVETFGTEKVAPEKIQKALDEVFDLRPAAIIRDLDLLRPIYAQTASYGHFGRGDLDLPWERTDKAAALKDIATS